A genomic window from Salvia miltiorrhiza cultivar Shanhuang (shh) chromosome 5, IMPLAD_Smil_shh, whole genome shotgun sequence includes:
- the LOC130985797 gene encoding protein RRC1-like isoform X2: MPELRRFAPNVPIVLVGTKLDKIVDENFLLRTFGRFGPIASVNIMWPRTEEERRRQRNCGFVAFMNRADAQAAKDEMQGGNCHFIRSFWSPSNCCSKPKLRIGMPLGLLQ; this comes from the exons ATGCCCGAGCTTCGTCGTTTCGCTCCCAATGTTCCAATCGTGCTAGTTGGAACAAAGTTAGATAAGATT GTTGATGAGAATTTCCTTTTGCGGACATTTGGAAGATTCGGTCCTATTGCCAGTGTAAACATCATGTGGCCGAGGACAGAAGAAGAACGGAGACGGCAAAGGAATTGTGGATTTGTGGCTTTCATGAATAGAGCTGATGCTCAAGCTGCAAAGGATGAAATGCAAG GGGGCAACTGTCATTTTATCCGGTCCTTCTGGTCCCCCAGTAACTGCTGTTCCAAGCCAAAACTCAGAATTG GTATGCCTCTGGGACTACTTCAATAA
- the LOC130985797 gene encoding protein RRC1-like isoform X1, with the protein MLICYTSNKFPTWMPELRRFAPNVPIVLVGTKLDKIVDENFLLRTFGRFGPIASVNIMWPRTEEERRRQRNCGFVAFMNRADAQAAKDEMQGGNCHFIRSFWSPSNCCSKPKLRIGMPLGLLQ; encoded by the exons ATGCTCATTTGTTATACCAGCAACAAATTCCCTACC TGGATGCCCGAGCTTCGTCGTTTCGCTCCCAATGTTCCAATCGTGCTAGTTGGAACAAAGTTAGATAAGATT GTTGATGAGAATTTCCTTTTGCGGACATTTGGAAGATTCGGTCCTATTGCCAGTGTAAACATCATGTGGCCGAGGACAGAAGAAGAACGGAGACGGCAAAGGAATTGTGGATTTGTGGCTTTCATGAATAGAGCTGATGCTCAAGCTGCAAAGGATGAAATGCAAG GGGGCAACTGTCATTTTATCCGGTCCTTCTGGTCCCCCAGTAACTGCTGTTCCAAGCCAAAACTCAGAATTG GTATGCCTCTGGGACTACTTCAATAA
- the LOC130985798 gene encoding secreted RxLR effector protein 161-like, with protein MKRIPYASAIGSIMYAMTSTRPDVAYALSMTGRFQQNPGEEHWRTVKTILKYLRRTKEYFLVYGGQPELSVTGYTDASFQTDHDDYKSQSGYVFILNGGAVSWNSSKQSTTADSTTEAEYIAASEAAKEAVALLEFVKELGVVPSTNSAIPLYCDNTGAVAQAKEPRPTNRNKHIPRRYHLIREIIERGDVKLERVPTDDNLADPFTKPLCIAKHNKHFESLGVRHVGSWL; from the coding sequence ATGAAAAGGATCCCATATGCATCTGCTATAGGATCTATAATGTATGCCATGACATCTACCAGGCCAGATGTGGCTTACGCGCTTAGCATGACAGGCAGATTTCAGCAAAATCCCGGTGAGGAACATTGGAGAACTGTCAAGACTATTCTAAAGTACCTTAGAAGGACTAAAGAATACTTCTTAGTCTATGGTGGACAGCCAGAGTTATCAGTTACTGGGTATACTGATGCTAGCTTCCAAACAGACCATGATGACTATAAGTCACAGTCTGGCTATGTCTTCATCCTCAATGGTGGAGCAGTTAGTTGGAATAGTTCCAAACAAAGCACTACTGCCGATTCCACCACCGAAGCCGAGTATATTGCTGCATCTGAAGCTGCCAAGGAGGCTGTTGCTCTGTTAGAGTTCGTGAAAGAACTGGGTGTCGTTCCAAGTACCAAtagtgcaataccattgtatTGTGACAACACTGGTGCGGTTGCGCAAGCAAAGGAACCAAGACCCACGAATAGAAACAAGCACATTCCCCGGAGATATCATCTGATCAGAGAAATAATAGAGAGAGGCGATGTGAAATTAGAAAGAGTACCCACTGATGATaacttagctgatcctttcaccaAGCCGTTGTGTATAGCAAAACACAACAAACACTTTGAGAGCTTGGGTGTTAGACATGTTGGAAGTTGGCTTTAA